The Streptomyces nigra genome includes the window TCACGCTGTTGACCAGCAGGAACGTCAGCGGGAACGCCAGGAACATCCGCACCAGCATCAGATCGGTGGTGCCGCGCGACAGCAACTGCCCCGACGCCCACCGGTCGTGGAACGCCACCGGCAGCCGCTGCAGATGCCGGTACAGCTCCGCCCGCATCGACGCCTCGACCCCGGCCAGCGGCCGCGCCACCAGCCACCGCCGCAGCCCGAACAGCAGGGCCTCTCCTATGCCGAGCAGCAGCAGGAACAGCGCGCCGAGCCACACCCCGGCCGGGTCCCGTTCGGTGATGGGGCCGTCCACCATCCACTTCAGGACGAGGGGGATGACCAGCGCCAGACAGGACGCGACGACGGCCACGGCGGCGGCGGTGAACCACCGCACCCGCACCGGCCGCACATACGGCCACAGCCGCAGCAGCGTGCGCACGGCGGATCGGTCGGACCTGCTCCCTGGGGTTTCCTGTGTAGTGGCCATCAGCAGCGAGCCTACGGATCGCCACTGACACTGCCCACCGAGTTTTGGCCGGACCCGCATCCGTCCCCGGTCCTACGACCTGCGCGTTCGACCGGCCGCACACACCGGCGCGGCGAGGTCGTACCCCGCGCATCATCCGATCGGGGGATGCGATTCCGAGCGCGACGGCCGATACCGGGGACCGGCCGGCGCGGCCACGCTGAGGGCATGCCCGTCATCGAAGTCACCGATCTGCGCAAGTCCTACGGCGGCCGGCCCGTCGTCGACGGCGTCTCCTTCACCGTCGAGGAGGGCGAGATCTTCGGCATCCTCGGCCCGAACGGCGCCGGGAAGACCACCACCGTCGAGTGCGTCGAGGGACTGCGCGTCCCCGACGCCGGCCGGGTGCGGGTCACCGGCCTCGACCCCGTCGCCGACCACGACCGGGTCACCCACGTCCTCGGCGCCCAGCTCCAGGAGGGCCGCCTGCAGGAGAAGCTCACCGTGGGCGAGGCCCTGCGCCTGTACGCGGCCCTGCACCCGGCACCCGCCGACTGGCGTCCGCTCGCCGGCCGTCTGGGCCTCGCCGACCGGCTCGACACCCGGTTCGGCAAGCTCTCCGGCGGGCAGAAGCAGCGCCTGTTCATCGCGCTCGCCCTCGTCGGGAACCCGCGTGTCGTCGTCCTCGACGAACTGACCACCGGCCTCGACCCCCGGGCCCGCCGTGACACCTGGCGGCTCATCGAGGAGATCCGGGACAGCGGGGTGACCGTCCTGCTCGTCACCCACTTCATGGAGGAGGCGCAGCGGCTCTGCGACCGCGTCGCCGTGATCGACCAGGGCCGGATCGCCGCCCTCGGCACACCCGCCGACCTCATCCGCCGCTCCGCCGGCGCCACGGTCATCGCCTTCACCCCGTCCGCGCCGCTGGACGAACGCGAGCTGAACGCGCTGCCCCGACTGGCGTCCATCAGCCACAAGGACGGCCGGATCACCCTCACCGGCGGCGACGAGACGGTGAACGCCGTCATCAGCCTGCTCGCCCGGCACCGCGTCACCGCCCACCAACTGCGCGTCGGCGACGCCACCCTGGACGACGCCTACCTGGACCTCACGGAGACCCCCTCATGAACACCGCCGTCCTGCGCACCGAGGCCCGGCTGCTCGCCCGCGAACCGGGCAGCCTCTTCTGGATCCTCGCGTTCCCGCCGCTGCTGCTGGTGATCCTGGGCGCCGTCCCCGCGTTCCGCGAACCCCAGGACGGGCTCGGCGGGCTGCGCGTCGTCGACACCTATGTCCCGGTCACCGTGCTCGTCGGCATGATCGTCGCCGGGGTGCAGGCCATGCCGGCCGGCCTCACCGGCTACCGGGAGCACGGCGTCCTGCGCCGTATGGCCACCACCCCGGTCCGGCCTTCGGCGCTGCTGTCCGCGCAGATGCTGGTGCACGCGCTCGCCGCGGTGCTCTCCGCCCTGGTGACGCTCACCGTCGGACGGCTCGTGTGCGACGTTCACCTGCCCCGCCAGCCGTTCGGCTATCTCATGGCGCTGCTCCTCGCCGTCCTCGCCGCGCTCGCGCTCGGCTCGGTGATCGCGGCGGTCTCCCGCACGGTGAAGATCGCGGGCGCGATCGGCACGGCGGTGTTCTTCCCGACGCTGTTCTGCGCGGGCGTCTGGCTGCCGGTGCCGTCCATGCCGGACCTGCTGGCGGACATCGTGGTCCTCACGCCGTTCGGGGCCGCCGCCCAGGCCCTCGGCGACGCCACGGCCGGCGACTGGCCCGCCTGGTCCCACCTCGGTGTCATGGCCGGCTGGGCGGTGCTGCTGTCGGCGGCGGCCGCGCGCTGGTTCCGCTGGGAGTAGGAGACCCGCCGTGCAGACTGGTGCCATGACCCTGTCGGACCGGGACATCGAGCGGCGCTGGCAGGCGATCCGCGCCAGGGGCCCGTACGTCCTCCTCGCCGTCGCCACACTGCTGGCGCTGGCCACCGCCGAACTGACGCCCGCCGCGGGGGAGCGGGTGGCGACCGGAGCCCTGGTCGCCGCCGGCTTCGCGCTCCAGCTGTGGTGGGGCCGCGCGAGCCGCACCAGGGCAGGCCCGTCCACCGCAGGGACCGTGTACTACGCGGTGCGCTGGGCCCTCGGCTTCGCGCTGACCTGGCTCAACCCGTTCTTCGCGTTCTACGCGGCCGCCGGCTACTTCGACGCCGAGGAGCTGATGCGGGGGCGGCGGCTGCGCTGGGCCGGGCCGTTCGCCTGCGCGGTCACCGTCTCCGGCTCCCAGGCGGGCGGGCTGCCGTTCCACCGGCCCGTGCAGTGGCTGGTGTTCGCCGGGCTCGTCATGGTCAACAGCGTCCTCCTCATCGTCGTCGGGCATCTCACCACCCAGCAGGAGGAGCGTTCCCGCGCCCGCGCCGATACCATCGCGGAACTGGAGCGCACCAACACGGCGTTGCACCAGGCCCTCGCGGAGAACGCCGCGCTGCACAGCCAGTTGCTCGTTCAGGCGCGGGAGGCGGGCGTCGCCGACGAGCGCCGCCGTCTCGCCGCCGAGATCCACGACACCATCGCGCAGGGCCTGACCGGCATCATCGCCCAGCTCCAGGTCGTCGCGAGCGCCTCCGACCTGGCCACCGCCCGAACCCACCTGGACCGCGCCTCCGCGCTCGCCCGGCACAGCCTCGGCGAGGCCCGCCGCTCGGTGCACAACCTCGCCCCCGTCGCCCTGGAGCACGACGGCCTGCCGCAGGCCCTCAAGGGCACGGTCGCCGAGTGGTCCGAACGCACCGGCACGCGCGCCGACTTCACCGTCACCGGCACCACCGAGCACCTCCACGACGAGCTGTCCGCGACCCTGCTGCGGATCGCCCAGGAGGCCCTGTCCAACACCGCCCGGCACGCGGCCGCCACCCGGGTCGGCGTCACCCTCACCTTCCTCGGCGACGAGGTCATCCTCGACATCCGCGACGACGGCCGCGGCTTCGACCCCGGTGCCCTGCCGGAGCGCAGCCGCACCGGTGGGTTCGGCCTCCCCGGGATGCGCGCCCGCGCCGAGCGCATCGCCGGCTGTCTGGCCGTGGAGTCCGAACCGGGGCGCGGCACGGCCCTGTCGGCTCGCGTACCGTTGGTCCGCCATGAGCCGTGAGACCGGGACGTCGTCCCCCATCACCCTGCTGATCGTCGACGACCACCCCGTCGTCCGGGACGGTCTGCGCGGCATGTTCGCGTCCGAGCCCGGCTTCACCGTGCTCGGTGAGGCGGCGAGCGGCGAGGAGGCCGTGGAGCGGGCCACCGCCCTCGACCCCGACGTGATCCTGATGGACCTGCGCATGCCGGGCGGCGGCGGGGTCAAGGCCATCGCCCACCTCACCCGCACCGGCGCCCGCGCCCGCATCCTCGTCCTGACCACCTACGACACCGACACCGACACCATCCCCGCGATCGAGGCGGGCGCCACCGGCTATCTGCTCAAGGACGCCCCGCGCGACGAGCTGTTCACCGCGGTCCGGGCCGCAGCCGAGGGCCGTACGGTCCTCTCGCCCGCCGTCGCCTCCCGGCTGGTCTCCGCCGTGCGCGCCCCGAGGAGGGAGCGCGACGAGCCGCTCTCGGCCCGCGAGCGCGAGGTCCTCGCGCTGGTCGCCCGGGGCACCTCCAACCGGGAGATCGCCCGCGAGCTGTTCATCAGCGAGGCGACCGTGAAGACGCACCTCACCCATCTGTACGCCAAGCTCGGCGTCAACGACCGCGCGGCGGCGGTCGCGACGGCCTACGAGCGCGGCATCCTGGGCTGATCAGCCCGCCACCCGCAGCAGCAGCACGGTCCGTCCCGGCACGCTGATCTCCGTGCCGGCCGGATGCTCCGCGCCCGGCTCCCGTGCCTGCTCCTCCCGGGAGGTGTCGACGACCACCTCGTACCGCCGCGCCCACGGCGTCCCCGGCAGCACGAAGTCCACCGGCCGGTGCCCGGTGTGCAGGACCACGAGGAAGCTGTCGTCGACGATCTGCGCACCCCGCTCGTCCCGGCCCGGGATGTCCCGCCCGGACAGATACATGCCCAGCGTCGCGGCCGGCGCGTACCAGTCGGCCTCCGTCATCTCGGTGCCGCGCGCGGTGAACCAGGCCAGGTCCCGCAGTCCGTCGGCCGAGTGCGGCCGGCCCGAGAAGAACGCCCTCCGGCGCAGCACCGGGTGCCGGTGGCGCAGCGCGATCAGCCGCGAGGTCAGCTCGAACAGCGCCTTCCAGCCCGGCTCCTCCAGCAGCGCCCAGTCCAGCCAGCTGATCTCGTTGTCCTGGCAGTAGGCGTTGTTGTTGCCGCGCTGGGTGCGCCCCATCTCGTCGCCCGCGACCAGCATCGGCACGCCCGTCGACAGCAGCAGCGTGGACAGCAGGTTCCGCAGCTGGCGGCGGCGCAGGGCCAGGACGTCCTCGTCGTCCGTCCCGCCCTCGGCGCCGCAGTTCCAGGACCGGTTGTCGTTGGAGCCGTCCCGGTTGCCCTCGCCGTTCGCCTCGTTGTGCTTGTGCTCGTAACTCACCATGTCCCGCAGGGTGAAGCCGTCGTGCGCGGTCACGAAGTTCACCGACGCGTACGGCCTGCGCCCGCCCCACGCGTACAGGTCGCTCGACCCCGACAGCCGGTACCCGAGGTCCCGCACATCCGGCAGGGCACCGCGCCAGAAGTCCCGCACTGCGTCCC containing:
- a CDS encoding ABC transporter ATP-binding protein — translated: MPVIEVTDLRKSYGGRPVVDGVSFTVEEGEIFGILGPNGAGKTTTVECVEGLRVPDAGRVRVTGLDPVADHDRVTHVLGAQLQEGRLQEKLTVGEALRLYAALHPAPADWRPLAGRLGLADRLDTRFGKLSGGQKQRLFIALALVGNPRVVVLDELTTGLDPRARRDTWRLIEEIRDSGVTVLLVTHFMEEAQRLCDRVAVIDQGRIAALGTPADLIRRSAGATVIAFTPSAPLDERELNALPRLASISHKDGRITLTGGDETVNAVISLLARHRVTAHQLRVGDATLDDAYLDLTETPS
- a CDS encoding response regulator, with the protein product MSRETGTSSPITLLIVDDHPVVRDGLRGMFASEPGFTVLGEAASGEEAVERATALDPDVILMDLRMPGGGGVKAIAHLTRTGARARILVLTTYDTDTDTIPAIEAGATGYLLKDAPRDELFTAVRAAAEGRTVLSPAVASRLVSAVRAPRRERDEPLSAREREVLALVARGTSNREIARELFISEATVKTHLTHLYAKLGVNDRAAAVATAYERGILG
- a CDS encoding sensor histidine kinase, producing the protein MTLSDRDIERRWQAIRARGPYVLLAVATLLALATAELTPAAGERVATGALVAAGFALQLWWGRASRTRAGPSTAGTVYYAVRWALGFALTWLNPFFAFYAAAGYFDAEELMRGRRLRWAGPFACAVTVSGSQAGGLPFHRPVQWLVFAGLVMVNSVLLIVVGHLTTQQEERSRARADTIAELERTNTALHQALAENAALHSQLLVQAREAGVADERRRLAAEIHDTIAQGLTGIIAQLQVVASASDLATARTHLDRASALARHSLGEARRSVHNLAPVALEHDGLPQALKGTVAEWSERTGTRADFTVTGTTEHLHDELSATLLRIAQEALSNTARHAAATRVGVTLTFLGDEVILDIRDDGRGFDPGALPERSRTGGFGLPGMRARAERIAGCLAVESEPGRGTALSARVPLVRHEP
- a CDS encoding ABC transporter permease; this translates as MNTAVLRTEARLLAREPGSLFWILAFPPLLLVILGAVPAFREPQDGLGGLRVVDTYVPVTVLVGMIVAGVQAMPAGLTGYREHGVLRRMATTPVRPSALLSAQMLVHALAAVLSALVTLTVGRLVCDVHLPRQPFGYLMALLLAVLAALALGSVIAAVSRTVKIAGAIGTAVFFPTLFCAGVWLPVPSMPDLLADIVVLTPFGAAAQALGDATAGDWPAWSHLGVMAGWAVLLSAAAARWFRWE